The following coding sequences lie in one Cronobacter universalis NCTC 9529 genomic window:
- a CDS encoding L-rhamnose isomerase: protein MTTHIQQAWELAKQRFAAVGVDAEAALNQLDRLPVSMHCWQGDDVAGFENPQGQLTGGIQATGNYPGKARNAEELRADLDQALRLIPGPKRLNLHAIYLESDTPVARNEIKPAHFANWVAWARERRLGLDFNPSCFSHPLSADGFTLSHPNPEIRQFWIEHCQASRRVSASFGEQLGTPSVMNIWIPDGMKDTPVDRLAPRRRLLAALDDVIREKLNPAHHIDAVESKLFGIGAESYTVGSNEFYLGYAASRQTALCLDAGHFHPTEVISDKISAAILYVPRLLLHVSRPVRWDSDHVVLLDDETQAIAGEIIRHDLFDRVHIGLDFFDASINRIAAWVIGTRNMKKALLRALLEPTAQLRQLELDGDYTARLALLEEQKSLPWQAVWEMYCERHDTPADAAWLSAVRHYEQHVLSTR from the coding sequence ATGACCACTCACATTCAGCAGGCCTGGGAACTGGCGAAGCAGCGCTTCGCCGCCGTCGGCGTCGATGCCGAAGCCGCGCTAAACCAGCTCGACCGCCTGCCGGTCTCCATGCACTGCTGGCAGGGCGACGACGTGGCCGGTTTTGAAAACCCGCAGGGACAGCTCACCGGCGGCATTCAGGCGACCGGCAACTATCCGGGCAAGGCGCGCAACGCCGAAGAACTGCGCGCCGATCTCGACCAGGCGCTGCGCCTGATCCCCGGCCCCAAACGCCTGAACCTGCACGCCATCTATCTGGAATCCGACACGCCGGTCGCCCGCAATGAGATCAAACCGGCACACTTCGCGAACTGGGTGGCGTGGGCGCGCGAACGCCGGCTGGGGCTGGATTTCAACCCGTCGTGCTTCTCGCACCCGCTGAGCGCCGACGGCTTTACGCTCTCGCACCCCAACCCGGAAATTCGTCAGTTCTGGATTGAGCACTGCCAGGCGAGCCGCCGCGTGTCGGCGTCGTTCGGCGAACAGCTCGGCACGCCGTCGGTGATGAACATCTGGATCCCGGACGGCATGAAAGATACGCCGGTGGATCGCCTGGCGCCGCGACGCCGTCTGCTCGCCGCGCTGGATGACGTTATCCGCGAAAAACTCAATCCGGCGCACCACATCGACGCCGTAGAGAGCAAGCTGTTCGGCATCGGTGCGGAGAGCTACACCGTCGGCTCGAACGAGTTTTACCTGGGCTATGCCGCCAGCCGCCAGACCGCGCTGTGCCTCGACGCCGGCCATTTCCACCCGACGGAAGTGATCTCCGACAAAATCTCCGCCGCGATACTTTATGTACCGCGTCTGCTGCTGCATGTGAGCCGTCCGGTGCGCTGGGACAGCGATCATGTCGTGCTGCTGGATGACGAAACCCAGGCCATCGCCGGCGAAATTATTCGTCATGACCTGTTTGACCGCGTGCATATCGGCCTCGATTTCTTCGACGCCTCCATCAACCGCATCGCGGCGTGGGTGATTGGCACCCGCAACATGAAAAAAGCGCTGCTGCGCGCGCTGCTGGAGCCGACCGCGCAACTGCGTCAGCTGGAGCTTGACGGCGATTACACCGCGCGTCTGGCGCTGCTCGAAGAGCAGAAATCGCTGCCGTGGCAGGCCGTCTGGGAGATGTATTGCGAGCGCCACGACACGCCAGCCGACGCCGCGTGGCTCTCCGCCGTCCGCCACTATGAACAACACGTATTAAGCACGCGCTAA
- the rhaB gene encoding rhamnulokinase — translation MTIRHSVAVDLGASSGRVMLARYDSHGQRLTLEEIHRFANGLRRVDGFDTWDVDALEREVRAGLEKACARGVAIDSIGIDTWGVDYVLLDARGERVGLPVSYRDSRTDGIMARAEQQMGREAIYRRTGIQFLPFNTLYQFRALVEQQPELVARVAHALLIPDYLCYRLTGALNWDYTNATTTQLININTDNWDETLLDWAGVPRHWLGAPTHPGNVIGHWRSAQGVGVPVVSVATHDTASAVIAAPLATPDAAYLSSGTWSLMGFESKTPYTDDRALAANITNEGGAEGRYRVLKNIMGLWLLQRVCQEQQITDLPALIDEARALAPCRFVVNPNDDRFINPQSMSREIQAACLERGEPAPQSAAELARCVFDSLALLYARVLDELTALRGRPFTVLHIVGGGSQNPLLNQLCADACGIPVQAGPVEASTLGNIGCQLMALDDIADVDAFRRVVTASQTLTPFHPQTDSEIARHAARVSPSRQIRKELYA, via the coding sequence ATGACTATTCGCCATAGCGTCGCGGTCGATCTGGGCGCCTCCAGCGGCCGCGTGATGCTGGCTCGCTACGACAGCCACGGACAGCGCCTGACGCTTGAAGAAATACACCGTTTCGCCAACGGCCTGCGCCGCGTGGACGGCTTCGACACCTGGGATGTGGACGCGCTGGAGCGCGAAGTGCGCGCGGGTCTGGAGAAAGCCTGCGCGCGCGGCGTCGCTATCGACAGCATCGGCATCGACACCTGGGGCGTCGACTATGTGTTGCTGGACGCGCGCGGCGAGCGCGTCGGCCTGCCGGTGTCGTATCGCGACAGCCGCACCGACGGCATTATGGCCCGCGCCGAGCAGCAAATGGGCCGCGAGGCGATTTACCGCCGCACCGGCATTCAGTTTCTGCCGTTTAACACGCTGTATCAGTTTCGCGCGCTGGTGGAGCAGCAGCCGGAGCTGGTCGCGCGCGTGGCGCATGCGCTGCTCATCCCGGATTACCTCTGCTACCGGCTGACCGGCGCGCTGAACTGGGATTACACCAATGCCACCACCACCCAGCTCATTAACATCAATACCGATAACTGGGACGAGACGCTGCTCGACTGGGCGGGCGTGCCGCGCCACTGGCTCGGCGCGCCGACGCATCCGGGCAACGTGATCGGCCACTGGCGCAGCGCGCAGGGCGTGGGAGTGCCGGTGGTTTCCGTGGCGACGCACGACACCGCCAGCGCGGTGATCGCCGCGCCGCTGGCGACGCCGGACGCGGCGTATCTCTCTTCCGGCACCTGGTCGCTGATGGGTTTTGAGAGCAAAACGCCGTACACCGATGACCGCGCGCTCGCGGCCAATATCACCAATGAAGGCGGCGCCGAAGGGCGCTACCGGGTGCTGAAAAACATCATGGGGCTGTGGCTGTTGCAGCGCGTCTGCCAGGAGCAGCAGATTACCGACCTGCCCGCCCTTATCGACGAGGCGCGCGCGCTTGCGCCCTGCCGCTTTGTGGTGAACCCCAATGACGACCGCTTTATCAACCCGCAAAGCATGAGCCGCGAAATTCAGGCCGCCTGCCTTGAGCGCGGCGAGCCTGCGCCGCAAAGCGCGGCAGAGCTGGCGCGCTGCGTTTTTGACAGCCTGGCGCTGCTGTACGCCCGCGTGCTGGATGAACTCACCGCCCTGCGCGGGCGGCCGTTCACAGTGCTGCACATTGTCGGCGGCGGCAGCCAGAACCCGCTGCTGAATCAGCTTTGCGCCGATGCCTGCGGTATTCCGGTGCAGGCCGGCCCGGTGGAAGCCTCCACGCTCGGCAATATCGGCTGTCAGCTGATGGCGCTGGACGACATCGCCGATGTCGACGCGTTTCGCCGCGTTGTCACCGCCAGCCAGACGCTGACCCCTTTTCACCCTCAGACGGACAGCGAAATAGCGCGCCACGCGGCGCGGGTATCGCCGTCCCGTCAAATCAGGAAGGAGCTTTACGCATGA
- the rhaS gene encoding HTH-type transcriptional activator RhaS yields the protein MTVLQSVDFFPSGAASVTIEPRLPQAAFPEHHHDFYEIVIVEHGTGTHVFNGQPYTLSGGSVCFVRDHDRHLYEHTENLCLTNVLYRSPQAFSFLSGLEKLLPQEQDGHYPSHWRISQQTLHQARPLVERLEALRESSDVHAIASMEMLFMQLLILLRSGAHAQGGGHADERLNQLIAWLEEHYAEEVCWERLADSHMLSLRTLHRQLKQRTGLTPQRYLNRLRLMKARYLLRHSEESVTDIAYQCGFGDSNHFSTLFRREFSWSPRDIRQGRDGQIQ from the coding sequence ATGACGGTACTACAGAGCGTTGATTTTTTCCCATCCGGCGCGGCGTCGGTCACCATTGAACCGCGTCTGCCGCAGGCGGCTTTTCCTGAACATCATCATGATTTTTATGAGATTGTTATCGTCGAGCACGGCACCGGCACGCATGTGTTTAATGGTCAGCCGTATACGCTCAGCGGCGGCTCCGTCTGCTTTGTGCGCGACCACGATCGCCATCTCTATGAGCACACCGAAAATCTCTGTCTGACCAATGTGCTGTATCGCTCGCCGCAGGCGTTCAGTTTCCTGTCGGGGCTTGAAAAGCTTTTGCCGCAGGAGCAGGACGGCCACTATCCGTCGCACTGGCGCATCAGCCAGCAGACGCTGCATCAGGCCCGTCCGCTGGTGGAGCGGCTCGAAGCGCTGCGCGAAAGCAGCGACGTGCATGCCATCGCCAGCATGGAGATGCTCTTTATGCAGCTGCTAATTTTACTGCGAAGCGGCGCGCATGCGCAGGGCGGCGGCCACGCCGATGAACGGCTGAATCAGCTTATCGCCTGGCTTGAGGAGCATTACGCGGAAGAGGTCTGCTGGGAGCGGCTGGCCGATAGCCACATGCTGTCGCTGCGCACGCTTCACCGCCAGCTTAAGCAGCGCACCGGCCTGACGCCGCAGCGCTACCTTAATCGTCTGCGCCTGATGAAAGCGCGCTATCTGCTGCGCCACAGCGAAGAGAGCGTTACGGATATCGCCTACCAGTGCGGTTTTGGCGACAGCAATCACTTCTCCACGCTGTTCCGGCGCGAGTTTTCGTGGTCGCCGCGCGATATTCGCCAGGGGCGCGACGGGCAAATCCAGTAA
- the rhaR gene encoding HTH-type transcriptional activator RhaR gives MASQLVLRKADFFATPTQPVVVADRYPQNVFAEHTHEFCELVLVWRGNGLHVLNDRPYRITCGDLFYIRAEDRHSYQSVNDLVLHNIIYCPERLKLNVNWRDLLENPRGASGDPRWRLSSQGMVQARQVIDQLEHESPKQDALSHCLAESLFLQLAITLRRHRYQPSGGAGPGDGETLDLLMAALGNSLEVPFDLQHFCSHYQIAERPLRQLFRQQTGMSISQYLRQLRICQAQYLLRHSSLLISDIAARCGFEDSNYFSVVFTRETGVTPRVWRQQWGALAG, from the coding sequence GTGGCCTCTCAGTTAGTGCTCAGGAAAGCGGATTTCTTCGCGACACCCACCCAGCCGGTCGTCGTGGCGGATCGCTACCCGCAAAATGTTTTTGCCGAGCATACCCACGAGTTCTGCGAACTGGTGCTGGTGTGGCGCGGCAACGGGCTGCATGTGCTGAACGACAGGCCTTACCGCATTACCTGCGGCGATCTCTTTTATATCCGCGCCGAAGACCGCCACAGCTACCAGTCGGTTAACGACCTGGTGCTGCATAACATCATCTACTGCCCCGAACGGCTAAAACTTAACGTCAACTGGCGCGATCTGCTGGAAAACCCGCGTGGCGCGAGCGGCGACCCGCGCTGGCGGCTCAGCAGCCAGGGCATGGTGCAGGCGCGCCAGGTCATTGACCAGCTGGAGCATGAAAGCCCGAAGCAAGACGCGCTTTCGCACTGCCTGGCCGAAAGCCTCTTTTTACAGCTGGCGATTACGCTGCGCCGTCATCGTTATCAGCCGTCGGGCGGCGCGGGGCCGGGCGACGGCGAAACGCTCGATCTGCTGATGGCCGCGCTGGGCAACAGCCTGGAAGTGCCGTTCGATTTGCAACATTTTTGCAGCCATTACCAGATTGCCGAACGCCCGCTGCGCCAGCTGTTCCGCCAGCAGACGGGCATGAGCATCAGCCAGTATCTGCGCCAGCTGCGCATCTGCCAGGCGCAGTACCTGCTGCGCCACTCCTCGTTGCTGATTAGCGATATCGCCGCGCGCTGCGGCTTTGAAGACAGTAACTATTTCTCGGTGGTGTTTACCCGTGAAACGGGCGTGACGCCACGGGTGTGGCGTCAGCAGTGGGGCGCTCTGGCCGGTTAG
- the rhaT gene encoding L-rhamnose/proton symporter RhaT has product MSNAITMGILWHLIGAASAACFYAPFKKVRHWSWETMWSVGGVVSWLILPWAVSALLLPDFWAYYRSFSAATLLPVFLFGAMWGIGNINYGLTMRYLGMSMGIGIAIGITLIVGTLMTPLLNGKFGLLIGTPGGQMTLLGVFVALIGVAIVTRAGQLKERQMGIKAEEFNLKKGLVLAVLCGVFSAGMSFAMDAAKPMHEAAAALGVDPLYVALPSYVVIMGGGALINLGFCFIRLAKVKNLSIKADFSLAKPLLISNVLLSALGGLMWYLQFFFYAWGHARIPAQYDYISWMLHMSFYVLCGGIVGLVLREWKAAGRRPVSVLSLGCVVIIVAANIVGLGMATN; this is encoded by the coding sequence ATGAGTAACGCAATAACCATGGGCATACTGTGGCATTTGATTGGCGCGGCGAGCGCCGCCTGCTTTTATGCGCCGTTTAAGAAGGTGCGGCACTGGTCCTGGGAAACCATGTGGTCGGTGGGCGGCGTGGTGTCGTGGCTGATTTTACCCTGGGCAGTCAGTGCCCTGCTGCTGCCCGACTTCTGGGCCTATTACCGCTCGTTCAGCGCCGCCACGCTGCTGCCGGTGTTTTTATTCGGCGCGATGTGGGGCATCGGCAACATTAACTACGGCCTGACCATGCGCTATCTCGGCATGTCGATGGGCATCGGCATCGCGATTGGCATTACGCTGATTGTCGGCACGCTGATGACGCCGCTGCTGAACGGTAAATTCGGGCTGCTCATCGGCACGCCCGGTGGGCAGATGACGCTGCTTGGCGTGTTCGTCGCGCTCATTGGCGTCGCCATCGTCACCCGCGCAGGCCAGCTGAAAGAGCGCCAGATGGGCATCAAAGCCGAAGAGTTTAACCTGAAGAAAGGGCTGGTGCTGGCGGTGCTGTGCGGCGTGTTCTCCGCAGGCATGTCGTTTGCGATGGACGCCGCGAAGCCGATGCATGAAGCCGCCGCGGCGCTGGGCGTCGATCCGCTCTACGTCGCGCTGCCAAGCTATGTCGTTATTATGGGCGGCGGCGCGCTGATTAACCTCGGCTTCTGTTTTATTCGCCTCGCGAAGGTGAAAAATCTGTCGATTAAAGCCGATTTCTCGCTGGCGAAACCGCTGCTTATCAGCAACGTGCTGCTCTCGGCGCTGGGCGGGCTGATGTGGTATTTGCAGTTCTTTTTCTACGCCTGGGGCCATGCGCGCATCCCGGCGCAGTATGACTACATCAGCTGGATGCTGCACATGAGCTTCTACGTGCTGTGCGGCGGGATCGTCGGACTGGTGCTGCGCGAGTGGAAAGCCGCCGGGCGTCGTCCGGTCAGCGTGCTGAGTCTGGGCTGCGTGGTGATTATCGTGGCGGCGAATATCGTCGGGCTGGGCATGGCGACCAACTAA
- the sodA gene encoding superoxide dismutase [Mn]: MSYTLPSLPYAYDALEPHFDKQTMEIHHTKHHQTYVNNANAALESLPELANLPVEELITKLDQVPADKKTVLRNNAGGHANHSLFWKGLKKGTTLQGDLKAAIERDFGSVEKFKEEFEKAAATRFGSGWAWLVLKGDKLAVVSTANQDSPLMGEAISGASGYPILGLDVWEHAYYLKFQNRRPDYIKEFWNVVNWDEAAARFASQK; this comes from the coding sequence ATGAGTTACACACTGCCATCCCTGCCGTACGCATACGACGCCCTGGAACCGCATTTCGACAAGCAGACGATGGAAATCCATCACACCAAACACCACCAGACCTACGTCAACAACGCTAACGCGGCGCTGGAAAGCCTGCCGGAACTGGCGAATCTGCCGGTTGAAGAACTGATCACCAAACTGGATCAGGTTCCGGCTGATAAAAAAACCGTTCTGCGTAACAACGCGGGCGGCCACGCGAACCACAGCCTGTTCTGGAAAGGCCTGAAAAAAGGCACCACCCTGCAGGGCGACCTGAAAGCGGCTATCGAGCGCGATTTCGGCTCCGTTGAGAAATTCAAAGAAGAGTTCGAGAAAGCGGCTGCGACCCGTTTCGGCTCCGGCTGGGCGTGGCTGGTGCTGAAAGGCGACAAACTGGCTGTCGTTTCCACCGCAAACCAGGATTCCCCGCTGATGGGCGAAGCTATCTCCGGCGCTTCCGGCTACCCGATCCTGGGCCTGGACGTGTGGGAGCACGCGTACTACCTGAAATTCCAGAACCGTCGTCCGGACTACATCAAAGAGTTCTGGAACGTGGTTAACTGGGACGAAGCCGCAGCGCGTTTCGCTTCTCAGAAATAA
- the yiiM gene encoding 6-hydroxyaminopurine reductase codes for MYFPVQVYLGKIRDYEGSRPSAIGKVQVEGELSLTSRGLVGDQQAEKKIHGGADRALCHYPREHYAVWAREYPEQAEWFAPPAFGENLSTLGLTEENAFIGDIFRWGEALIQITQPRSPCFKVNFHSGISELSGRMQDTARCGWLYRVIGEGKVFSDAPLELVSRVSAISVREAAAIAWHTPFDDEQYHRLLSAGGLSASWAKTLQNRRLNGKIESFSRRLWGRG; via the coding sequence ATGTATTTCCCGGTGCAGGTGTATCTCGGCAAAATCCGCGACTATGAAGGCAGCAGGCCCAGCGCCATCGGCAAAGTGCAGGTGGAGGGCGAGTTGTCGCTCACCAGCCGCGGGCTGGTTGGCGATCAGCAGGCGGAGAAGAAAATTCACGGCGGGGCGGACCGCGCGCTGTGCCACTATCCGCGCGAGCATTACGCCGTCTGGGCGCGTGAGTACCCGGAACAGGCGGAGTGGTTCGCGCCGCCCGCGTTTGGCGAGAATCTCTCGACGCTGGGGCTGACGGAAGAGAACGCGTTTATCGGCGATATCTTTCGCTGGGGCGAGGCGCTGATACAGATCACCCAGCCGCGTTCGCCGTGCTTTAAGGTCAATTTTCACTCGGGGATTAGCGAGCTTTCCGGCCGGATGCAGGATACCGCGCGCTGCGGCTGGCTGTACCGGGTGATCGGCGAAGGGAAGGTGTTCAGCGACGCGCCGCTGGAGCTGGTGTCGCGGGTGAGCGCTATTTCCGTGCGCGAGGCCGCCGCCATCGCGTGGCATACGCCGTTCGACGACGAGCAGTATCACCGGCTCCTGAGCGCCGGCGGCCTTTCCGCCAGTTGGGCGAAAACGCTGCAAAACCGGCGTCTTAACGGGAAGATCGAGAGTTTTTCACGCAGATTGTGGGGCCGGGGGTAG
- the lldD gene encoding FMN-dependent L-lactate dehydrogenase LldD: MIISAASDYRAAAQRILPPFLFHYIDGGAYAEYTLKRNVDDLSQVALRQRVLKNMSDLSLETTLFNETLSMPVALGPVGLCGMYARRGEVQAARAASAKGIPFTLSTVSVCPIEEVAPVMNRPMWFQLYVLRDRGFMRNALERAKAAGCSTLVFTVDMPTPGARYRDAHSGMSGANAAMRRYWQAVTHPQWAWDVGLNGRPHDLGNISAYLGKPTGLEDYIGWLANNFDPSISWKDLEWIREFWDGPMVIKGILDPEDARDAVRFGADGIVVSNHGGRQLDGVLSSARALPAIADAVKGDITILADSGLRNGLDVVRMIALGADSVLLGRAYLYALATHGEKGVANLLNLIEKEMRVAMTLTGAKSIKEITRESLVPSPEFTSVLADLPAASAKPEQDDAA; this comes from the coding sequence ATGATTATTTCCGCAGCCAGCGACTATCGCGCAGCGGCGCAGCGTATCCTGCCGCCGTTTCTGTTTCACTACATCGACGGCGGGGCCTACGCGGAATATACCCTTAAGCGCAACGTGGACGATCTCTCGCAGGTGGCGCTGCGCCAGCGCGTGCTGAAAAATATGTCGGATTTGAGCCTTGAGACGACGCTGTTTAACGAAACGCTCTCGATGCCGGTCGCGCTGGGGCCGGTCGGGTTGTGCGGCATGTACGCGCGTCGCGGCGAAGTTCAGGCGGCGCGCGCGGCCTCGGCGAAAGGCATTCCGTTTACGCTCTCGACGGTATCCGTCTGCCCGATTGAAGAAGTCGCGCCAGTGATGAACCGTCCGATGTGGTTCCAGCTCTATGTGCTGCGCGACCGCGGGTTTATGCGTAACGCGCTGGAGCGCGCCAAAGCGGCGGGCTGCTCAACGCTGGTGTTTACCGTTGATATGCCCACGCCCGGCGCGCGCTACCGCGACGCCCACTCCGGCATGAGCGGCGCCAACGCCGCCATGCGCCGCTACTGGCAGGCGGTGACGCATCCGCAGTGGGCGTGGGACGTGGGCCTGAATGGCCGCCCGCACGATCTCGGCAATATTTCCGCCTACCTTGGCAAGCCGACCGGGCTTGAGGATTACATCGGCTGGCTGGCGAACAATTTCGACCCGTCTATCTCGTGGAAAGACCTGGAGTGGATCCGCGAATTCTGGGACGGCCCGATGGTGATCAAAGGTATCCTCGACCCGGAAGACGCCCGCGACGCGGTGCGCTTCGGCGCCGACGGGATTGTGGTCTCCAACCACGGCGGCCGCCAGCTTGACGGCGTGCTCTCGTCAGCCCGCGCGCTGCCCGCCATCGCCGATGCGGTGAAGGGCGACATCACCATTCTCGCCGACAGCGGCCTCCGCAACGGGCTGGATGTGGTGCGTATGATTGCGCTCGGCGCCGACAGCGTGCTGCTGGGCCGCGCGTACCTTTACGCGCTCGCGACCCACGGCGAGAAAGGCGTGGCGAACCTGCTGAATTTAATTGAGAAGGAGATGCGGGTGGCAATGACGCTGACCGGTGCGAAGTCAATTAAGGAGATCACGCGCGAATCGCTGGTGCCGTCGCCGGAATTTACGTCGGTTCTGGCCGATCTGCCCGCCGCCAGCGCGAAGCCTGAGCAGGATGACGCGGCGTAA
- the lldR gene encoding transcriptional regulator LldR, which translates to MTLMTRRLADHLVERIRALITERGLEAGMRLPSERQLAQELGVSRNSLREALQILIRDGLLISRRGGGTFVRYQLEPWSEQRIVQPIRNLMADDPGYRYDILEARHAIEASTAWYAALRATAQDKEKLRYCFDAMLQFTERDDPDLASQADVRFHLAIAEASHNVVLLQTMRGFFDLLQSSVMESRQRMYQQQPIFAQLTGQHREMLEAIETGDAERARNATLRHLGFVHSTIKQLDEDVARQARVTRLPDDVMQPSRENKE; encoded by the coding sequence ATGACATTGATGACCCGGCGACTGGCCGACCATCTGGTGGAGCGCATTCGTGCGCTCATTACCGAGCGCGGGCTGGAAGCCGGAATGCGACTGCCGTCGGAGCGACAGCTCGCGCAGGAGCTTGGCGTCTCGCGCAATTCGCTGCGCGAAGCGTTGCAGATTTTGATTCGCGACGGGCTGCTGATAAGCCGTCGCGGCGGCGGCACCTTTGTGCGCTATCAGCTGGAGCCGTGGTCGGAACAGCGCATCGTCCAGCCCATTCGTAACCTGATGGCGGACGATCCGGGTTATCGCTACGACATTTTAGAAGCGCGCCACGCCATTGAGGCCAGCACCGCGTGGTATGCGGCGCTGCGCGCCACCGCGCAGGATAAAGAAAAGCTGCGCTACTGCTTCGACGCGATGTTGCAGTTTACCGAGCGCGACGACCCGGATCTCGCCTCGCAGGCCGACGTGCGCTTTCACCTGGCGATTGCCGAGGCGTCGCATAACGTGGTGCTGCTCCAGACCATGCGCGGTTTTTTCGATCTGCTGCAGTCGTCGGTGATGGAGAGCCGCCAGCGGATGTATCAGCAGCAGCCGATTTTCGCGCAGCTCACAGGCCAGCACCGCGAGATGCTGGAGGCGATAGAAACCGGCGATGCCGAACGGGCGCGCAACGCGACGCTGCGCCACCTCGGCTTTGTCCACTCCACGATTAAACAGCTTGATGAAGATGTCGCCCGCCAGGCGCGTGTCACCCGCCTGCCCGACGACGTAATGCAACCTTCCAGGGAGAATAAAGAATGA
- the lldP gene encoding L-lactate permease, producing MHLWQQNYDPAGNIWLSSLIAALPILFFFFALIKLKLKGYLAATITVVIALLVALFFYKMPAERAFASVIYGFFYGLWPIAWIIIAAVFVYKISVKTGQFDIIRSSILSITPDQRLQMLIVGFSFGAFLEGAAGFGAPVAITAALLVGLGFNPLYAAGLCLIVNTAPVAFGAMGIPILVAGQVTGLDSFQIGQMVGRQLPFLTIIVLFWIMAIMDGLRGIKETWPAVLVAGGSFAIAQYLSSNFIGPELPDIISSLVSLVCLTLFLKRWQPVRIFRFGDMGASVVDQTLARKNYTAGQVVRAWTPFLFLTATVTLWSIPPFKALFAKGGPLSDLVFNVSVPFLDGLVARMPPVVAKATSYAAVYKFDWLSATGTAIFVAAIISIIWLRMKPKAAVETFGQTMKELALPIYSIGMVLAFAFISNYSGLSSTLALALAHTSSAFPFFSPFLGWLGVFLTGSDTSSNALFAALQATAAQQTGVSDILMVAANTTGGVTGKMISPQSIAIACAAVGLVGKESDLFRFTVKHSLAFTCMVGLITLLQAYYFTWMIP from the coding sequence ATGCACCTCTGGCAGCAGAATTACGACCCGGCAGGGAATATCTGGCTATCAAGCCTGATTGCCGCTTTGCCGATCCTGTTTTTCTTTTTCGCGCTGATTAAGCTCAAGCTGAAAGGCTATCTGGCGGCGACCATTACCGTCGTCATCGCGCTGCTGGTGGCGCTCTTTTTCTACAAGATGCCGGCGGAACGCGCGTTCGCGTCCGTGATTTACGGCTTCTTCTACGGCCTGTGGCCTATCGCGTGGATTATCATCGCTGCGGTGTTCGTTTATAAAATTTCGGTGAAAACCGGGCAGTTCGACATCATCCGTTCGTCGATTCTCTCCATCACGCCGGACCAGCGTCTGCAAATGCTGATTGTCGGTTTCTCCTTCGGGGCGTTTCTGGAAGGGGCCGCAGGCTTTGGCGCGCCGGTGGCGATCACCGCCGCGTTGCTGGTGGGGCTTGGCTTTAACCCGCTGTACGCCGCCGGGCTGTGCCTGATTGTGAATACCGCGCCGGTGGCGTTTGGCGCGATGGGCATTCCGATTCTGGTGGCAGGCCAGGTGACCGGCCTCGACAGCTTCCAGATTGGTCAGATGGTGGGCCGTCAGTTGCCGTTCCTGACCATTATCGTACTGTTCTGGATCATGGCGATTATGGACGGCTTGCGCGGCATTAAAGAGACCTGGCCCGCGGTGCTGGTGGCCGGCGGCTCGTTCGCCATCGCCCAGTATTTAAGCTCGAACTTTATCGGGCCGGAGCTGCCGGACATTATCTCCTCGCTGGTGTCGCTGGTCTGCCTGACGCTGTTTCTCAAACGCTGGCAGCCGGTGCGTATTTTCCGCTTCGGCGATATGGGCGCCTCGGTGGTCGATCAGACGCTGGCGCGCAAGAACTACACCGCAGGCCAGGTGGTGCGCGCCTGGACGCCGTTCCTGTTCCTGACCGCCACGGTGACGCTCTGGAGCATTCCGCCGTTTAAAGCGCTGTTCGCCAAAGGCGGCCCGCTCTCAGATCTGGTGTTTAACGTCTCTGTGCCGTTCCTGGATGGCCTGGTGGCCCGCATGCCGCCGGTCGTCGCAAAGGCCACCTCCTACGCGGCGGTCTACAAATTCGACTGGCTCTCCGCCACCGGCACCGCGATTTTCGTGGCGGCTATCATTTCGATTATCTGGCTGCGCATGAAGCCGAAAGCCGCCGTGGAAACCTTCGGTCAGACGATGAAAGAGCTGGCGCTGCCGATTTACTCCATCGGCATGGTGCTGGCGTTCGCGTTTATCTCTAACTACTCCGGGCTCTCCTCGACGCTGGCGCTCGCGCTCGCGCACACCAGCAGCGCGTTTCCGTTCTTCTCGCCGTTCCTCGGCTGGCTTGGCGTGTTCCTGACCGGCTCGGATACCTCGTCGAACGCGCTGTTCGCGGCGCTCCAGGCCACGGCGGCGCAGCAGACCGGCGTCTCGGACATTCTGATGGTGGCGGCGAACACTACCGGCGGCGTGACCGGCAAGATGATTTCGCCGCAGTCTATCGCTATCGCCTGCGCGGCGGTGGGGCTGGTGGGCAAAGAGTCCGATCTTTTCCGCTTTACCGTGAAGCACAGCCTGGCGTTCACCTGCATGGTGGGGCTTATCACGCTGCTTCAGGCTTACTACTTTACCTGGATGATCCCATGA